In Pseudofrankia saprophytica, one genomic interval encodes:
- a CDS encoding DoxX family protein: MTAADTADLVLRVVVGLTIVAHGYNHIFGPGGIQGTAGWFASMGLKPGIMHAWASGLIELAAGVGLAVGFLTPVSAGAIIGIMVVAGMTAHRKNGFFIFKPGQGYEYVLMIAVVCLAIATFGPGYASLDHAITIDDNVDGWLGGLIALVLGVVGSAGLLITFWRPESPKPAPVATTDAQAKQDA, translated from the coding sequence GTGACCGCAGCGGACACCGCGGACCTCGTGCTACGGGTCGTCGTCGGGCTGACGATCGTCGCGCACGGCTACAACCACATTTTCGGGCCGGGCGGCATCCAGGGCACCGCGGGTTGGTTCGCGAGCATGGGGCTCAAGCCTGGCATCATGCACGCCTGGGCGAGCGGCCTGATCGAGCTGGCCGCCGGTGTGGGTCTGGCCGTCGGGTTCCTCACGCCGGTCAGCGCCGGCGCGATCATCGGCATCATGGTCGTCGCCGGGATGACGGCGCACCGCAAGAACGGCTTCTTCATCTTCAAGCCGGGCCAGGGCTACGAGTACGTCCTGATGATCGCGGTCGTCTGCCTGGCCATCGCGACGTTCGGTCCCGGGTACGCCTCGCTCGACCACGCGATCACGATCGATGACAACGTCGACGGCTGGCTTGGCGGTTTGATCGCCCTGGTGCTGGGCGTGGTCGGCTCGGCCGGCCTGCTGATCACCTTCTGGCGCCCCGAGTCGCCGAAGCCGGCCCCCGTGGCCACCACGGACGCGCAGGCCAAGCAGGACGCGTAA